One window from the genome of Anaerolineales bacterium encodes:
- a CDS encoding FAD-dependent oxidoreductase: MPGDPRHFPRNGREKAENVLVIGGGVGGMRAAIDLAEAGIHTYLLENSPSLGGRVAQLGFMFPTHDCVLCRGTSDHGFGCTRPSITPALLDQNKHPNITVLTSTDLISCEGQAGDFTVRLCERAKIVDPNLCINCGRCADVCTQVRPSGFQLGLSTRKTIDKSAPRSLPNAYYILEKSEHCDDCQKCLAVCPTQAIDLDAQPRNHEIRVGALILAMGFQPFDPSSMPELGYGRIPNVITSMQYERLASRSGPTEGIVKRISDGKIPKRIAWLQCIGSRDQVNPYCSSICCMYATKEAMLAKQRDSSINCHIFTMDERAFNKEYNHYYHQARDDFGIRYTRCRISSIDEDPLTGEVILRYPSGRMHGESAPGQGKVQESRFDLVVLAVGIRPPKGSIDIVNKLGIATNEYGFCETDKFFPLATSRPGVFVCGAFASPKEIAETILDASGAAAEAMRIMHDQLGESTFSRAQPFLTSHDPVQAVEADQDDLKVGVLLCGCAGEISQVVDLQEVADFAGALPAVSQVEIHPLACHADGQTHLQRLVTEGGANRIVIAACSHRMHEPLFQRLASEVGLNPYWIEMINLREHCSWVHASDPVGATRKACEMLRIGVERVLQADTVYKFQRQPERAALVIGGGVAGMTSALGIADAGFEVHLVEKSGELGGNLHHIYFVAENANPQRLLRDQVNRILSHKRITLHLHSQIVHHTGSVGDFRARIRTDNGDGTFQETEIRHAAVIVATGGQEARADRYLLGKDPSILRMSELEEILAHQPERVTQLKSVILIQCVQPEGEEEYCSRICCTNTIKNASRLKMLNPDCQVIILYKNIITYGFREKFYLDVRRRGVLFVRYTDAAPPRVRLEETNAGAKVVVEVDEHIFGETLVFEPDMIALSMSIQPSSGTGELAKVLGVPRSNEGFFLESHLKMRPMEFYDDGIFLAGMAHYPKFIEETITHAMACVGRALTILSRPSIQLGGVVAEIDPQRCTGCLTCVRTCPFGIPEMRYDQCGVGQLGGAAWIDPARCQGCGTCTAECPARAIQLTQYRDEQINTGLGSWAPNLPAENGTKSKSLRLEGQGKM; encoded by the coding sequence GTGCCAGGAGATCCTCGTCACTTCCCCAGGAACGGTAGAGAGAAGGCTGAAAACGTCCTCGTGATCGGAGGCGGTGTCGGTGGGATGCGTGCCGCCATCGATCTGGCCGAAGCCGGTATCCACACCTACTTGCTCGAAAACTCGCCCTCGCTGGGCGGACGCGTCGCCCAACTCGGTTTCATGTTCCCGACACACGACTGTGTATTATGCCGGGGCACCTCCGACCATGGATTCGGCTGTACCCGGCCTTCGATCACCCCGGCCTTATTGGATCAAAACAAACACCCCAACATCACCGTGCTCACTTCCACAGATCTGATCAGCTGCGAGGGACAGGCTGGCGACTTTACCGTAAGGCTTTGTGAGCGGGCCAAAATCGTCGATCCAAACCTCTGCATCAATTGCGGTCGATGCGCCGATGTATGCACGCAGGTCCGTCCCAGTGGATTCCAACTTGGATTGAGCACCCGCAAAACCATCGACAAATCAGCGCCGCGCTCCCTGCCGAATGCGTATTACATATTGGAGAAAAGCGAGCACTGCGACGACTGCCAAAAATGCCTGGCCGTCTGTCCGACACAGGCTATCGATCTCGACGCTCAACCGAGAAACCACGAAATTCGCGTCGGCGCGCTGATTCTGGCGATGGGATTCCAACCCTTCGATCCGTCCTCGATGCCGGAATTGGGCTACGGCCGGATCCCGAACGTGATCACATCGATGCAGTACGAGCGCCTGGCCTCCCGTTCGGGCCCGACGGAGGGCATCGTCAAGCGCATTTCGGACGGGAAAATCCCAAAACGCATCGCCTGGCTGCAATGCATCGGTTCACGCGATCAAGTCAATCCTTACTGCTCATCCATCTGCTGCATGTACGCCACGAAAGAAGCCATGCTGGCCAAACAACGCGACTCCAGCATCAACTGTCATATTTTCACGATGGACGAGCGGGCCTTCAACAAGGAATACAATCACTACTACCACCAGGCTCGAGATGATTTCGGCATCCGCTACACGCGCTGCCGCATCTCTTCTATCGATGAAGATCCGTTGACAGGGGAAGTTATCCTGCGTTATCCCTCCGGACGCATGCACGGGGAATCTGCACCCGGCCAGGGCAAAGTGCAAGAATCGCGTTTCGATCTGGTCGTACTCGCCGTTGGTATCCGCCCGCCAAAGGGATCCATCGACATTGTCAACAAGCTGGGAATCGCCACCAACGAGTACGGGTTCTGCGAAACGGATAAATTCTTCCCCCTGGCCACTTCCCGCCCGGGCGTATTCGTCTGCGGCGCTTTTGCCTCTCCAAAGGAGATTGCAGAAACCATTCTGGATGCCTCCGGCGCGGCGGCCGAAGCGATGCGCATCATGCACGACCAGCTCGGGGAAAGCACCTTCAGCAGAGCACAACCCTTTCTGACCTCTCATGATCCCGTCCAGGCGGTGGAAGCAGATCAGGATGACCTGAAAGTTGGAGTCCTGCTCTGCGGATGCGCAGGTGAAATATCGCAAGTCGTCGACTTGCAAGAGGTTGCCGATTTCGCCGGCGCGTTGCCGGCGGTGAGTCAAGTCGAGATCCATCCCCTCGCTTGCCATGCAGACGGGCAAACGCATCTACAACGTTTGGTGACCGAGGGTGGCGCCAACCGCATCGTAATTGCCGCCTGCAGCCACCGGATGCACGAGCCGCTTTTCCAGCGACTGGCATCAGAAGTCGGCCTCAATCCCTACTGGATCGAAATGATCAACCTGCGCGAACACTGCTCCTGGGTGCATGCCAGCGATCCGGTAGGCGCCACGCGCAAGGCATGCGAAATGCTTCGCATCGGCGTCGAGCGCGTCCTCCAAGCGGACACCGTTTATAAATTCCAGCGTCAACCCGAACGGGCCGCGCTGGTGATTGGCGGTGGTGTGGCCGGGATGACGTCCGCGCTGGGTATTGCGGATGCAGGCTTCGAAGTACACCTGGTGGAGAAAAGCGGCGAATTGGGAGGCAATCTGCACCACATTTACTTCGTCGCCGAGAACGCCAATCCCCAACGCCTTCTGCGAGACCAGGTTAACCGTATCCTCAGTCACAAGCGCATCACCCTCCACCTGCACAGTCAAATTGTCCATCACACGGGAAGTGTGGGCGATTTTCGCGCACGCATTCGCACAGACAACGGAGATGGCACTTTTCAAGAGACAGAAATTCGGCATGCGGCCGTAATCGTGGCAACCGGGGGGCAGGAAGCCAGGGCGGACCGCTACCTGCTTGGAAAAGATCCGAGCATCCTGCGCATGTCTGAATTGGAGGAAATCCTCGCTCACCAACCCGAGCGCGTAACGCAACTTAAATCCGTGATTCTCATCCAGTGTGTGCAGCCCGAGGGCGAGGAAGAATACTGCTCACGTATATGCTGCACCAATACGATCAAAAACGCCTCGCGTTTGAAAATGCTCAACCCGGACTGCCAGGTAATCATCCTCTACAAGAACATCATCACCTACGGATTCCGAGAAAAATTTTATCTGGACGTGCGTAGAAGAGGCGTGCTCTTCGTGCGCTACACCGATGCCGCTCCGCCTCGAGTTCGTCTCGAAGAGACCAACGCAGGCGCGAAAGTCGTCGTCGAGGTGGACGAACATATCTTTGGGGAAACACTGGTGTTCGAGCCCGACATGATTGCACTGAGCATGTCGATCCAACCATCGTCAGGAACGGGTGAGTTAGCGAAAGTACTGGGCGTTCCCAGATCAAACGAAGGTTTCTTCCTCGAGAGTCACTTGAAGATGCGGCCGATGGAGTTTTACGACGATGGCATCTTCCTGGCCGGCATGGCACATTATCCCAAATTCATCGAGGAGACAATCACGCACGCCATGGCCTGTGTCGGAAGGGCGCTGACGATCTTGAGCCGCCCCAGCATTCAATTGGGCGGCGTTGTGGCAGAGATCGACCCACAGCGCTGCACCGGCTGCCTCACCTGTGTTCGTACCTGCCCATTCGGCATCCCTGAAATGCGATACGATCAATGTGGAGTAGGACAACTCGGTGGAGCGGCCTGGATCGATCCGGCTCGCTGCCAGGGCTGTGGCACCTGCACGGCCGAATGTCCGGCTCGCGCCATTCAACTCACTCAATATCGCGACGAGCAAATCAACACCGGCCTGGGATCGTGGGCGCCCAACCTGCCCGCGGAGAACGGAACAAAATCCAAATCCCTGAGACTCGAGGGGCAGGGTAAAATGTGA
- a CDS encoding 4Fe-4S dicluster domain-containing protein yields MQRIETQTRQQYYIELDAANCDGCRKCLPSCSYTALIWVHAENELLVDTWACTGCGSCVTVCPQKALSLRPRDVR; encoded by the coding sequence ATGCAGCGTATAGAAACCCAAACCAGACAGCAGTACTACATTGAACTGGATGCAGCCAACTGCGACGGATGCCGCAAATGCCTGCCTTCATGCAGTTACACGGCGTTGATTTGGGTGCATGCAGAGAACGAGTTGTTGGTCGATACCTGGGCTTGCACCGGGTGCGGAAGCTGTGTGACGGTCTGCCCGCAAAAAGCACTCTCACTCCGGCCCAGGGACGTCAGATGA
- a CDS encoding hydrogenase iron-sulfur subunit produces the protein MTTSEDFSPEITVFSCIYCAYMAADTAGALRHEYPANIKIIRLPCTGKTDIQYLLNAFEEGADGVYIVACSMGNCHHERGNERGFARVQRAKQLLEDIGIESERLEMYFVSGGMGATFAEIALDMTYRIHELGPNPLKKQPSLSQQVRA, from the coding sequence ATGACTACCTCTGAAGATTTCTCCCCCGAAATCACTGTTTTCTCCTGCATCTACTGCGCCTACATGGCCGCCGATACAGCCGGTGCGCTGCGGCACGAATATCCCGCCAACATTAAGATCATCCGCCTGCCCTGCACAGGAAAGACCGACATACAATATCTTCTCAACGCTTTTGAAGAAGGCGCCGATGGTGTCTACATCGTTGCCTGCAGCATGGGGAACTGTCACCACGAACGGGGCAACGAGCGTGGATTCGCCAGAGTGCAGCGTGCAAAACAACTGCTGGAAGACATCGGTATCGAATCGGAACGATTGGAGATGTACTTCGTCTCAGGCGGGATGGGAGCTACCTTCGCCGAGATCGCCCTGGACATGACTTACCGTATCCACGAGCTCGGTCCCAATCCTCTGAAGAAACAGCCTTCCCTCTCCCAGCAAGTTCGGGCGTAG
- a CDS encoding UDP-glucose--hexose-1-phosphate uridylyltransferase, with the protein MKSIYTLPHRRYNALTGEWVLVSPHRAQRPWLGKVEDRIREDRPAYDPDCYLCPGNQRVSGAVNPAYEHTYVFTNDFQALLPDGADPSVEDGGLLRSAGVRGTCRVVCFSPRHDLTLAEMDVQTIRSVIDCWAEQSADLGQTYRWVQVFENKGEMMGASNPHPHGQIWALDALPNEPLKEDANQRVYGEGSGRVLLLDCLQEELETRERVVVENEAWVALVPYWAIWPFETMVVPKRHVLRLPDLSHDERNLLAQVMKSLLLRYDSLFNVSFPYSMGWHGAPFDEQPNDHWQLHAHYYPPLLRSATVRKFLVGFEMLAEAQRDLTAETAAERLRTLEIAT; encoded by the coding sequence ATGAAATCGATTTATACGCTGCCGCACAGACGTTACAATGCTTTGACTGGAGAATGGGTGCTCGTTTCCCCTCATCGTGCCCAACGGCCGTGGCTGGGAAAGGTCGAGGATCGAATACGGGAAGATCGCCCTGCGTACGATCCGGATTGCTATCTTTGTCCGGGAAATCAAAGAGTGAGTGGCGCGGTCAATCCTGCGTACGAACATACGTACGTCTTTACCAACGACTTTCAGGCCTTGTTGCCGGATGGTGCTGATCCGTCCGTTGAAGATGGCGGACTGCTGCGTTCCGCCGGCGTACGCGGGACCTGCCGGGTCGTTTGTTTCTCCCCGCGACACGATTTGACTCTGGCCGAAATGGACGTGCAAACGATCCGGAGCGTGATCGACTGCTGGGCGGAGCAGTCCGCTGATCTTGGCCAGACGTACCGTTGGGTGCAAGTCTTCGAGAATAAGGGAGAGATGATGGGCGCGTCCAATCCACATCCTCACGGTCAAATCTGGGCATTGGATGCGCTGCCCAACGAGCCGCTAAAGGAAGACGCCAATCAGAGAGTGTACGGCGAAGGCAGCGGGCGTGTGCTGCTTCTGGATTGCCTGCAGGAAGAGCTTGAAACGCGTGAGCGTGTCGTTGTGGAAAACGAGGCCTGGGTAGCATTGGTTCCGTATTGGGCGATTTGGCCCTTCGAAACGATGGTTGTGCCCAAACGTCATGTTTTAAGGCTTCCGGATTTGAGTCATGATGAACGGAATCTGCTTGCGCAGGTCATGAAATCGTTGTTACTGCGCTACGATTCGCTTTTCAATGTCTCCTTTCCATATTCAATGGGCTGGCATGGCGCACCGTTCGATGAGCAACCCAACGATCATTGGCAATTACACGCTCATTATTACCCGCCACTTTTGCGCTCGGCGACGGTGAGGAAATTCTTGGTGGGCTTCGAAATGCTGGCCGAAGCACAGCGAGATTTGACGGCCGAAACCGCTGCGGAACGTCTGCGAACGCTCGAAATCGCCACGTGA
- a CDS encoding LacI family DNA-binding transcriptional regulator, whose protein sequence is MDPKPRITIKDVARAAGVSTQTVSRVLNERPDVSSETRMRVQQVIAELGYSPNVIARNLSRGRSNTLGVIGYGLIYFGSSGVIAGIESKANELGYSLTLSLIDQVEPSRVDRILYDFLSRRVEGIIWAVPGNINAIDWLTERFSDVHTPIISINMGHDGLDHVVALDNRLGGKLATEHLLQGGYQDIGIITGPRHWWEAKERLMGWQETVEEAGYSDIDRLIVEGDWNAPSGDVGLHSLLDQNPEVDAVFVSNDQMALGSLQAARRLGLKVPEDLGIVGFDDIPEAAYFYPSLTTVRQNTQKLGAMAVDQIHALIQVEQHGKALEPEIAWVKPRLIVRKSSVRK, encoded by the coding sequence ATGGATCCAAAGCCACGAATCACAATCAAGGACGTTGCACGCGCCGCAGGAGTCTCGACTCAAACCGTGTCGCGCGTACTGAATGAACGGCCGGACGTCTCCTCCGAGACGCGCATGCGCGTCCAGCAAGTGATCGCCGAATTGGGGTACTCACCCAACGTGATTGCGCGCAACTTGAGCCGCGGACGCTCGAATACACTTGGCGTCATCGGCTACGGCCTGATTTATTTCGGCTCATCGGGCGTAATTGCGGGGATTGAGAGCAAAGCCAACGAACTCGGCTATTCTCTCACCCTCAGCCTGATCGATCAGGTCGAACCTTCTCGCGTCGACAGAATTCTGTATGACTTCCTATCGCGTCGCGTGGAAGGCATCATCTGGGCCGTTCCGGGCAACATCAATGCCATCGACTGGTTGACCGAAAGATTTTCCGACGTACACACACCGATTATCTCCATCAATATGGGTCACGATGGATTGGATCACGTGGTTGCTCTGGACAACCGACTCGGCGGGAAACTCGCCACGGAGCATCTGCTTCAGGGTGGGTATCAAGACATCGGGATCATTACCGGGCCGCGGCATTGGTGGGAAGCTAAGGAACGGTTGATGGGATGGCAGGAGACCGTTGAAGAGGCGGGATATTCCGACATCGACAGATTGATCGTCGAAGGCGATTGGAACGCTCCCAGCGGAGACGTCGGACTGCATTCGCTGCTCGACCAAAATCCGGAAGTAGACGCAGTCTTCGTTTCCAACGATCAAATGGCGCTCGGCTCGCTTCAAGCTGCGCGACGTCTGGGATTGAAGGTTCCTGAAGATCTGGGCATCGTCGGCTTCGACGACATCCCGGAGGCAGCTTACTTCTATCCCTCCCTGACCACCGTCCGTCAAAACACCCAAAAGCTGGGCGCCATGGCCGTAGATCAAATCCATGCCCTGATCCAGGTCGAACAACACGGGAAAGCCCTTGAACCCGAGATCGCATGGGTCAAGCCCCGATTGATCGTCCGGAAGAGTTCCGTACGAAAATGA
- a CDS encoding substrate-binding domain-containing protein, with protein MKKLYWLLAALLVFSMVLTACAPAATPTEKPVVEQPSGETVVAPAEPTDTEGPAPAAEDKWCSGTDIVFFPGGSPGGPFATVVYNGALQAADDLGPNVEYVWSDWNPQNMITQFSQAVATNPDGIAIMGHPGDEAFAPLVDDAEAKGIVVTSMNTQLPELQKKYASKGFGYVGAILYDAGYALGSESVRRFDLQPGDKAFVWGLLAQAGRGERTQGVIDALEESGLEVIYQEIDDATNADAAAGTATFVGIMSSNPDIKLVVTDHGALTATLETYLKSAGLGPDDVYAVGFDLSSATVEAVRGGWTDLVIDQQQWLQGYLAVLQICLTHNYAFTGLEINTGAGFLDKDNVDILASLVEQQIR; from the coding sequence ATGAAGAAGTTATACTGGCTCTTGGCTGCGCTGTTGGTCTTCAGCATGGTCCTGACGGCCTGCGCTCCAGCCGCAACCCCCACCGAAAAACCCGTAGTCGAACAACCAAGCGGAGAAACGGTGGTGGCACCCGCGGAACCAACCGACACCGAAGGCCCCGCTCCTGCGGCGGAAGATAAGTGGTGCTCGGGCACCGATATTGTCTTCTTCCCCGGCGGTTCACCCGGCGGCCCGTTTGCTACCGTCGTTTACAACGGCGCTCTCCAGGCCGCGGATGACCTGGGCCCGAACGTCGAATACGTTTGGTCCGATTGGAATCCGCAAAACATGATCACGCAATTCTCCCAGGCCGTCGCCACCAATCCGGACGGCATCGCGATCATGGGACACCCCGGCGATGAGGCATTTGCCCCGTTGGTCGACGACGCCGAAGCAAAGGGCATTGTCGTCACCAGCATGAACACCCAGTTGCCTGAACTTCAAAAGAAATATGCGTCCAAAGGCTTTGGCTACGTCGGCGCAATCCTCTATGACGCCGGTTATGCACTCGGCTCAGAGTCGGTCAGGCGCTTCGACCTGCAGCCCGGCGACAAGGCCTTCGTCTGGGGTCTTCTGGCGCAAGCCGGACGCGGCGAACGCACGCAAGGCGTGATCGATGCCCTTGAAGAATCCGGCCTTGAAGTAATCTACCAGGAAATCGACGACGCCACGAACGCGGACGCTGCTGCAGGCACGGCCACCTTCGTGGGCATCATGTCATCGAACCCTGACATCAAATTGGTCGTCACCGACCACGGCGCCCTTACAGCCACTCTGGAGACTTACCTGAAGAGTGCCGGCCTGGGCCCGGATGACGTCTACGCCGTCGGTTTCGATCTCTCTTCCGCCACGGTGGAAGCCGTACGCGGCGGTTGGACCGACCTGGTCATCGATCAGCAGCAGTGGTTACAGGGGTACCTGGCCGTGCTGCAAATCTGCCTGACCCACAATTACGCTTTCACGGGCCTGGAGATCAACACAGGCGCGGGATTCCTCGATAAGGACAACGTAGACATTTTGGCAAGTCTCGTGGAACAGCAAATTCGCTGA
- a CDS encoding ATP-binding cassette domain-containing protein — MDYRLELRKVSKSFGEVRALRDVDFQLGRNEVVGLLGDNGAGKSTMIKIMNGCYQPTSGKLLFNGKVVHHLTVPMARQLGVETVYQERALAELQTLWRNIFLGRELKNRWGLLDVNKMKAETHRLMTQSMGFTSHAVSPDSKVGKFSGGERQGVAIVRALYFDAEIIILDEPTMGLSLKETEKLLNFVRGIKEAGKSAVFIDHNIYHVYSVSDRVVVIDRGRVAGEFQTKDISLETLMEKMILVAETGNLD, encoded by the coding sequence ATGGATTATCGACTGGAGCTGAGGAAAGTATCCAAGTCCTTCGGAGAAGTCCGTGCTCTGCGGGATGTAGACTTTCAATTGGGGCGCAACGAAGTCGTTGGTCTGTTGGGGGATAACGGTGCTGGTAAATCCACGATGATCAAGATCATGAACGGCTGTTACCAACCAACGTCCGGCAAGTTGCTTTTCAACGGCAAAGTCGTCCATCATCTTACCGTGCCCATGGCACGCCAGTTGGGCGTTGAAACCGTCTACCAGGAACGTGCGCTTGCCGAACTGCAAACCCTCTGGCGCAACATCTTCCTGGGACGTGAATTGAAAAACCGCTGGGGATTGCTGGACGTAAATAAGATGAAAGCCGAAACGCACCGCTTGATGACTCAATCGATGGGCTTCACATCGCACGCCGTGAGCCCCGATTCGAAAGTCGGCAAGTTTTCCGGAGGCGAGCGTCAGGGGGTCGCCATCGTGCGCGCCCTCTATTTCGACGCTGAAATCATCATCCTGGACGAACCCACGATGGGCCTGTCGCTGAAAGAAACCGAAAAGCTGCTCAACTTCGTGCGCGGGATCAAGGAGGCCGGTAAATCCGCCGTCTTTATCGACCACAATATCTACCACGTCTATTCGGTATCCGATCGCGTGGTGGTCATCGACCGCGGCCGGGTGGCCGGTGAGTTCCAGACCAAAGATATCAGTCTGGAGACCTTGATGGAAAAAATGATCCTCGTTGCTGAAACAGGCAACCTGGACTAA
- a CDS encoding ABC transporter permease: MTSQTKQINSETGARYKESFNLKRFLRTYGTQFGILTVFAAMWSFFIIMAPDTFLSAPIYYAYMSTIPFFAMIAMPLTILIIAGEIDLSFTSIMAMGMIMFILTYNATQSVWLAFIVSLVTGLFIGWLNGIIVVKFGIPSLVATIGTQFFWRGAVLVLSQGKSGTLVYTKDTLLYPLLVGKIGGVFPVQMLWLIFIAVGSWVLLNRHQFGAHMYLIGDNPNSAKLMGVNTGRARIKGFMLVGLVSAFAGVVASLHVTYFWPSLGEGYLMRTLASIFLGGTSVFGGVGTILGSFIGAFMIGAIEAATVAIGWTGFLTQLIYGLIIVLSVVMHTYLGKRLS; the protein is encoded by the coding sequence ATGACCTCTCAAACGAAACAGATCAATTCCGAGACCGGCGCGCGCTACAAAGAGAGTTTCAATCTGAAGAGATTCTTGAGGACGTACGGCACGCAATTCGGCATCCTGACCGTTTTCGCCGCCATGTGGTCGTTCTTCATCATCATGGCTCCGGACACCTTTCTCTCCGCCCCAATCTATTACGCCTACATGTCGACGATCCCCTTCTTCGCCATGATCGCCATGCCGCTGACCATCCTCATCATCGCCGGTGAAATCGATCTTTCCTTCACCTCCATCATGGCCATGGGCATGATCATGTTCATCCTGACCTACAACGCCACCCAAAGCGTCTGGCTGGCTTTTATCGTTTCCCTGGTTACAGGGTTATTCATCGGTTGGTTGAACGGAATCATCGTGGTCAAATTCGGCATTCCATCCCTGGTCGCCACGATCGGCACCCAATTTTTCTGGCGGGGCGCAGTCCTGGTACTATCACAAGGCAAGAGCGGCACCCTGGTATATACCAAGGATACCCTCCTGTATCCGCTTCTGGTCGGCAAGATCGGCGGCGTGTTTCCCGTACAGATGCTGTGGTTGATATTCATCGCCGTCGGATCGTGGGTGCTGCTCAATCGCCATCAATTCGGGGCGCACATGTATTTGATCGGAGATAACCCCAACAGTGCAAAATTGATGGGCGTCAATACGGGACGGGCACGCATCAAGGGTTTCATGCTCGTCGGTTTGGTCTCCGCTTTCGCCGGGGTCGTCGCCAGCTTACACGTCACCTACTTCTGGCCGAGCCTGGGCGAAGGCTATCTGATGCGCACCCTGGCTTCCATCTTCCTGGGCGGAACTTCAGTATTCGGTGGTGTGGGCACGATCCTGGGCTCGTTTATCGGCGCCTTCATGATCGGCGCCATCGAGGCTGCCACCGTCGCCATCGGCTGGACAGGTTTCCTGACGCAGTTGATCTATGGACTCATCATCGTCCTCTCGGTCGTCATGCATACCTACCTGGGGAAACGGTTATCTTAG
- the galK gene encoding galactokinase, with protein sequence MQRQQRKELIKAEFTQRYGSSPSVWVRAPGRVDLIGSHTDYNLGFVLIQAIDRDTWISAAPRDDDVVRITSLNAAGRSEFELPHVEHDSETPWSNYVRGVAHILQGEGYRLSGFDGLVHSTIPFGSGLSSSAALEVATAVLFEALADWKIEPLERALLCQRAENEFVGVNCGIMDQYASAMGKQDSLLLLDCRAITSQAKPIAPGMHIVVCDTRAERTLADSAYQERRSQCERGVQILSGFDPDVHTLRDVTLELLNAHRTDMEPVVYNRCRFVIEENLRVLAIADAVTVGEHERAGEMMLESFRGARDLYEIVSGEMIAMKEAIMSAPGALGTRGAGAGFGGCMVALVAQGHLQSFEEHVFKAYKDSTGIEAQIFPVSAVDGASLLTFS encoded by the coding sequence ATGCAGCGCCAACAACGCAAAGAACTCATTAAAGCCGAATTTACTCAACGATACGGATCGTCCCCAAGTGTATGGGTCCGGGCTCCGGGCCGTGTTGATCTCATCGGCAGCCACACGGACTACAACCTAGGTTTCGTCCTCATTCAAGCCATCGATCGTGACACCTGGATAAGCGCCGCACCGCGCGACGACGATGTCGTGCGCATCACTTCGCTCAACGCAGCAGGACGATCGGAGTTCGAGCTGCCGCACGTCGAGCACGACTCAGAGACCCCCTGGAGCAACTACGTGCGCGGCGTGGCGCATATCCTTCAGGGTGAAGGCTATCGCCTCTCGGGATTCGATGGCCTGGTCCACAGCACCATTCCCTTCGGCAGCGGGCTGAGTTCCTCAGCCGCGCTCGAAGTCGCCACGGCCGTGTTGTTCGAAGCTCTGGCCGACTGGAAAATCGAGCCTCTCGAACGCGCCCTGCTCTGCCAGCGAGCCGAAAACGAATTTGTAGGCGTGAACTGCGGAATCATGGACCAATACGCCTCCGCGATGGGAAAGCAGGACAGCCTGCTGCTGCTCGACTGCCGCGCCATCACCAGCCAGGCCAAGCCCATCGCACCCGGCATGCACATCGTGGTATGCGACACGCGTGCCGAGCGCACCCTGGCAGACTCGGCCTACCAGGAACGGCGCTCGCAATGTGAACGCGGCGTCCAAATCCTCTCCGGTTTTGATCCCGACGTTCACACCCTGCGCGACGTCACGCTGGAACTACTGAATGCGCATCGAACGGACATGGAACCCGTGGTCTACAACCGCTGCCGTTTCGTGATCGAGGAGAACCTACGCGTGCTGGCCATTGCAGATGCGGTGACGGTTGGTGAACACGAACGAGCCGGCGAGATGATGTTGGAATCATTCCGCGGCGCACGTGACCTGTACGAGATCGTCTCCGGCGAAATGATCGCCATGAAAGAGGCCATCATGTCTGCCCCGGGCGCGCTGGGCACGCGCGGCGCCGGCGCCGGTTTTGGCGGCTGCATGGTGGCCCTGGTGGCCCAGGGACACTTGCAGTCTTTCGAGGAGCACGTTTTCAAAGCCTACAAGGACAGTACGGGAATCGAAGCCCAAATCTTCCCCGTCAGCGCCGTCGATGGCGCTTCGCTGCTGACATTTTCCTGA